One stretch of Methyloversatilis sp. RAC08 DNA includes these proteins:
- a CDS encoding RodZ domain-containing protein gives MSEQDEVVDLPRDPPTGSVGTRLRQAREARGMSIDSVGRAIKLAPRQVEAIEADDFNSLLSPTYVRGFIRNYAALIGLDAQTLLGSLDQQHVRATPQLIEQANVGVAMPVQSARRKWLLPLLAMSVPVLAGLALYVWFEFWPADVPVAGQTDTSRIDPSPLDGPASADATEGVRFDVADSSVSDVLPPPVELSSDAASDAIVRTTPPEAVAAAAPGQHRLEFTFSTDSWVEIRDASDAILLSDLNRSGSTRTVNATFPVSLVIGNARSVTLKVDGQPHDLAPSIKVDVARLRLE, from the coding sequence ATGTCTGAGCAGGATGAGGTGGTCGATCTGCCGCGCGATCCGCCCACAGGTTCGGTCGGCACGCGACTGAGGCAGGCGCGCGAAGCGCGCGGCATGTCGATCGACAGTGTCGGGCGTGCGATCAAGCTGGCACCGCGTCAGGTCGAAGCCATTGAAGCAGACGATTTCAACAGTCTGCTGAGTCCGACCTATGTTCGCGGTTTCATACGCAACTACGCGGCACTGATCGGTCTGGATGCGCAGACGCTGCTGGGCAGTCTCGACCAGCAGCATGTACGTGCCACGCCGCAGCTGATCGAACAGGCCAATGTCGGTGTCGCCATGCCGGTGCAGTCTGCCCGGCGCAAGTGGCTGTTGCCGCTGCTGGCGATGAGCGTTCCGGTGCTGGCCGGTCTTGCGTTGTATGTATGGTTCGAATTCTGGCCGGCGGACGTGCCGGTCGCCGGTCAGACAGACACTTCCCGGATCGATCCGTCGCCGCTCGACGGTCCTGCGTCCGCAGACGCCACGGAAGGTGTCCGCTTCGATGTGGCCGATTCGTCGGTCAGCGATGTGCTGCCGCCACCGGTCGAATTGTCGAGTGATGCGGCCTCCGATGCGATCGTCCGCACCACGCCACCGGAAGCCGTTGCCGCGGCGGCACCTGGACAGCACCGGCTCGAGTTCACGTTCAGCACCGATTCTTGGGTGGAGATCCGCGATGCCAGTGACGCCATCCTGCTGTCGGACCTGAATCGAAGCGGTAGCACACGGACGGTGAATGCCACCTTTCCGGTCTCTCTGGTCATCGGAAACGCGCGTTCCGTGACCTTGAAGGTCGATGGACAGCCGCATGACCTGGCGCCGTCGATCAAGGTTGATGTTGCGCGACTGAGGCTCGAGTAA
- the pilW gene encoding type IV pilus biogenesis/stability protein PilW: MQSRTGAQSSEYKPIEPIVTGAARTRAKSHTELGMAYLEAGNVAIALEEGRTALRDDASYGPAYNLMGLAHMYLGEKQQARDNFERALRLASSDPDINNNFGWFLCQDGDTARAMQLFNEAIRNPLYATPTRPYTNAGLCALQANDLQTAEVNFLLAINADPGNTQAIYNLSALLYRKGSYLEARKQLSNFHAQRDSVAESLWLAVRIERKLGDKVSEAGFASQLRRRFAGTPEHQQLMQGNYD, from the coding sequence GTGCAGAGCCGTACCGGTGCGCAGTCTTCGGAATACAAGCCGATCGAACCCATCGTCACAGGGGCAGCGCGCACACGCGCGAAGTCGCATACCGAATTGGGCATGGCTTATCTTGAGGCAGGGAATGTCGCGATCGCGCTGGAAGAAGGGCGCACCGCGCTGCGCGACGACGCGTCCTACGGCCCGGCCTACAACCTGATGGGTCTCGCCCACATGTATCTTGGCGAGAAGCAGCAGGCGCGTGACAATTTCGAACGTGCATTGCGTCTGGCGTCAAGCGATCCGGACATCAACAACAATTTCGGCTGGTTCCTTTGCCAGGACGGCGACACCGCGCGGGCGATGCAGCTTTTCAACGAGGCGATCAGGAACCCGCTGTATGCCACGCCGACCCGGCCATACACAAATGCGGGGCTGTGCGCACTGCAGGCGAATGACCTGCAGACGGCCGAAGTCAATTTCCTGCTCGCGATCAACGCCGATCCAGGCAATACGCAGGCGATCTACAACCTGTCGGCATTGCTTTATCGCAAGGGCAGCTATCTCGAGGCGCGCAAGCAATTGAGCAATTTCCACGCGCAGCGCGATTCGGTAGCGGAAAGTCTCTGGCTTGCAGTGCGTATCGAACGCAAACTGGGCGACAAGGTGTCAGAGGCAGGTTTCGCTAGCCAGTTGCGCCGCCGCTTTGCCGGCACGCCTGAACACCAGCAACTGATGCAGGGGAACTACGACTGA
- the rlmN gene encoding 23S rRNA (adenine(2503)-C(2))-methyltransferase RlmN, with amino-acid sequence MIRTNLLQFDAEGFADFFAGLGEKPFRARQVMRWIHRNGEGEFAQMSDVAKALRAKLEQIACVEAPVPVRDSTSTDGTRKWLLDVGAGNAIETVFIPEERRGTLCISTQAGCALDCAFCSTGKQGFNRNLEVSEIIGQLWLANRALGAVRGGENDGDRVISNVVMMGMGEPLANFDATVKALRLMLDDNAYGLSRRRVTVSTSGIVPAMDRLGEACPVALAVSLHAPNDALRDELVPINRKYPLRELLAACVRYLDHAPRDFITFEYVMLDGVNDSDAHARELVAIARQVPCKYNLIPFNPFPAAPFGRSSKERIRAFSDILMAEGIVTTTRKTRGDDVDAACGQLAGQVLDRTRRTQKTIPLVEVPAR; translated from the coding sequence GTGATCCGCACCAACCTGCTGCAGTTCGACGCTGAAGGGTTCGCAGACTTTTTCGCCGGTCTTGGCGAAAAGCCCTTCCGCGCGCGGCAGGTCATGCGCTGGATTCACCGCAACGGCGAGGGGGAGTTCGCTCAGATGAGCGACGTCGCCAAGGCGTTGCGCGCGAAACTCGAACAGATCGCCTGCGTGGAGGCACCGGTGCCGGTGCGCGACAGCACCAGCACCGATGGCACGCGCAAGTGGCTGCTCGATGTCGGCGCCGGCAATGCCATCGAAACCGTCTTCATTCCCGAAGAGCGCCGCGGCACGCTGTGCATTTCGACGCAGGCCGGTTGTGCGCTGGACTGCGCGTTCTGCTCGACCGGCAAGCAGGGCTTCAACCGCAATCTCGAGGTATCGGAGATCATCGGTCAGCTGTGGCTGGCCAATCGTGCGCTGGGTGCCGTACGGGGTGGCGAGAATGATGGCGATCGCGTGATCTCGAATGTCGTGATGATGGGTATGGGCGAACCGCTGGCCAATTTCGACGCTACGGTGAAGGCATTGCGACTGATGCTTGACGACAACGCCTACGGCTTGTCGCGCCGCAGGGTGACGGTGTCGACCTCCGGCATCGTGCCGGCCATGGACCGCCTGGGCGAAGCCTGCCCGGTCGCGCTGGCCGTGTCGCTGCATGCGCCGAATGACGCGCTGCGCGACGAACTGGTGCCGATAAACAGGAAGTATCCATTGCGTGAACTGCTGGCCGCCTGTGTGCGCTACCTCGATCACGCACCGCGCGATTTCATCACCTTCGAGTACGTCATGCTCGACGGCGTGAACGACAGCGACGCCCATGCGCGCGAGCTGGTCGCGATTGCGCGTCAGGTGCCGTGCAAGTACAACCTGATTCCGTTCAACCCGTTTCCTGCGGCGCCCTTCGGACGGTCGTCGAAGGAGCGCATCCGGGCGTTTTCGGACATCCTGATGGCGGAAGGCATCGTCACGACGACGCGCAAGACGCGCGGCGACGACGTCGACGCCGCTTGCGGGCAACTTGCCGGCCAGGTGCTCGACCGCACCCGACGTACGCAGAAAACCATTCCACTCGTGGAGGTTCCAGCACGGTGA
- the ndk gene encoding nucleoside-diphosphate kinase yields MAAERTLSIIKPDAVAKNVIGKIYQRFEDAGLKIAASRMTQLSRAEAEGFYAVHRERPFFKDLVDFMISGPVMIQVLEGEGAILKNRDLMGATDPKKAAPGTIRADFADSIDANAVHGSDAPETAAVEIAYFFPALNVYSR; encoded by the coding sequence ATGGCAGCAGAACGCACCCTTTCGATCATCAAGCCCGATGCCGTCGCCAAGAACGTGATCGGCAAGATCTATCAGCGCTTCGAAGACGCAGGTCTCAAGATCGCCGCATCGCGCATGACCCAGCTGTCGCGCGCCGAAGCCGAAGGTTTCTACGCCGTGCACCGCGAGCGTCCTTTCTTCAAGGATCTGGTCGATTTCATGATTTCCGGCCCGGTGATGATCCAGGTGCTGGAAGGCGAAGGCGCCATCCTGAAGAACCGCGACCTGATGGGTGCCACCGATCCGAAGAAGGCTGCGCCGGGCACCATCCGCGCCGATTTCGCCGATTCGATCGACGCCAATGCCGTGCATGGTTCGGATGCGCCGGAAACTGCCGCCGTCGAAATCGCCTACTTCTTCCCTGCGCTGAACGTCTACTCGCGCTGA
- a CDS encoding GbsR/MarR family transcriptional regulator: protein MTPLVQSFVGHFGEMGSRWGINRTVGQIYALIFVSPTALCADEIADTLACSRSNVSMGLKELQSWRLVKMKHVAGDRREFFEAPTDAWEVFRTLAEERRRREMEPTLSMLRSALLEEPGSEADRIAQERMRSMHDLIDLMSTWFDDVQRLDAQTLAKLMRMGSKVQKLLELTGQLKSGSKE, encoded by the coding sequence ATGACACCGCTGGTACAGAGCTTTGTAGGCCACTTCGGCGAAATGGGCAGTCGATGGGGCATCAACCGCACGGTCGGCCAGATCTACGCGCTGATCTTCGTGTCGCCGACCGCGTTGTGCGCCGACGAGATCGCGGACACGCTCGCCTGTTCGCGCTCGAACGTCAGCATGGGACTGAAGGAACTGCAGTCCTGGCGCCTGGTGAAGATGAAGCACGTCGCCGGCGATCGGCGGGAGTTCTTCGAGGCCCCTACGGATGCCTGGGAAGTGTTCCGCACCCTGGCAGAGGAACGCCGCCGGCGTGAAATGGAACCGACACTGTCCATGCTGCGCAGCGCGCTGCTTGAAGAGCCGGGCAGCGAAGCTGACCGCATTGCGCAGGAACGCATGCGCAGCATGCACGATCTGATCGATCTGATGAGCACCTGGTTCGACGATGTGCAGCGGCTCGATGCCCAGACACTCGCCAAACTGATGCGCATGGGTTCGAAGGTGCAGAAACTGCTGGAACTGACCGGCCAGCTCAAATCCGGCAGCAAGGAGTGA
- a CDS encoding cytochrome ubiquinol oxidase subunit I, which produces MDLDPVLLARIQFAANITFHILFPTITIALGWMLLFMRWRWLKTNQRPWLTAYRFWTKVFALTFALGVVSGITMSFQFGTNWPGFMEKVGNIAGPLLGFEVLTAFFLEATFLGVMLFGHGRVSERVHMLATFLVAFGTTMSAFWILVLNSWMQTPVGYEIIDGEFHVTSWLEIIFNPSFPWRFTHMLLASFLTMSFLVAGVSAWQVLRRKANPSSAVALRAALTLAALLIPVQIVVGDMHGLNTLQHQPQKIAAIEGVWETEKGAPLLLFALPNEVERRNDLAIGIPKMASFILTHDWDGELKGLNEFENHPPVKPLFFGFRIMVAVGTLMLLVSWVGCWMLRRHGWQPERAPGWLMASIAGMTFSGWVATVAGWYVTEIGRQPWIVQGLIKTADVASSTPAPYIALTLAGYLVTYTALIACYIGVLRYMAEKPSDSYDPAPTGGAAVLGGAQLARKAGDA; this is translated from the coding sequence ATGGATCTCGATCCCGTCCTGCTGGCACGCATCCAGTTTGCGGCCAACATCACCTTCCACATCCTGTTTCCGACCATCACGATCGCGCTCGGCTGGATGCTGCTGTTCATGCGCTGGCGCTGGCTGAAGACGAACCAGCGCCCCTGGCTGACGGCCTACCGCTTCTGGACCAAGGTTTTCGCGCTCACTTTCGCGCTGGGCGTGGTCAGCGGCATCACGATGAGCTTCCAGTTCGGTACCAACTGGCCAGGCTTCATGGAAAAGGTCGGGAATATCGCGGGTCCGCTGCTGGGCTTCGAGGTGCTGACCGCCTTCTTCCTCGAGGCGACCTTCCTCGGCGTCATGCTGTTCGGCCACGGCCGGGTCAGCGAGCGCGTTCACATGCTGGCCACCTTCCTGGTCGCCTTTGGCACCACGATGAGCGCCTTCTGGATACTGGTGCTCAACTCCTGGATGCAGACGCCGGTCGGCTACGAAATCATAGACGGCGAGTTCCATGTCACGAGCTGGCTGGAAATCATCTTCAACCCGTCGTTCCCGTGGCGCTTCACGCACATGCTGCTGGCCTCCTTCCTGACCATGTCCTTCCTGGTGGCGGGCGTTTCGGCCTGGCAGGTACTGCGGCGCAAGGCCAACCCGTCCAGTGCGGTGGCGCTGCGTGCCGCACTGACGCTGGCCGCCCTGCTGATTCCGGTGCAGATCGTGGTCGGTGACATGCATGGCCTCAACACCCTGCAGCACCAGCCGCAGAAGATCGCTGCGATCGAGGGCGTCTGGGAAACGGAGAAAGGCGCCCCGCTGCTTCTGTTCGCGCTGCCGAACGAGGTGGAACGACGCAACGATCTGGCGATCGGAATTCCGAAGATGGCGTCGTTCATCCTGACGCATGATTGGGATGGCGAGTTGAAAGGCCTGAACGAGTTCGAGAATCATCCGCCGGTGAAACCACTGTTCTTCGGCTTCCGCATCATGGTCGCCGTCGGCACGCTGATGCTGCTGGTCAGCTGGGTCGGTTGCTGGATGCTGCGCCGCCATGGGTGGCAGCCCGAACGCGCGCCGGGCTGGCTGATGGCGTCGATCGCCGGCATGACCTTTTCCGGCTGGGTGGCCACCGTCGCAGGCTGGTACGTGACCGAAATCGGCCGTCAGCCATGGATCGTGCAGGGTCTGATCAAGACTGCCGACGTCGCGTCCTCGACGCCTGCGCCCTACATCGCGCTCACGCTGGCCGGCTATCTGGTCACCTACACTGCGCTGATCGCCTGCTACATCGGCGTGCTGCGTTACATGGCTGAAAAGCCGTCCGACTCCTATGACCCGGCGCCAACCGGTGGCGCAGCTGTACTCGGTGGCGCGCAGCTGGCGCGCAAGGCAGGTGACGCATGA
- a CDS encoding cytochrome d ubiquinol oxidase subunit II — protein sequence MTWAEFLPVIFMGLMGLSMFLYVVLDGFDLGVGMLLHRADDSQKDMMIASIGPFWDANETWLVLGVGILLIAFPKAHGVVMTALYLPIALMLIGLILRGVAFDFRVKAQDTHKPLWNRGFFIGSTVTSVAQGWMLGRFITGFAEGMVYDLFALAIAIALPCAYVLMGASWLVLKTDGELQRRASQWGKTALIPVIIGMGLISLATPWVSSTVAERWFSLPQLIGLLPIPFATLACFVALWWTLSGTRALGTLCWLPFILTIGVFLMGGLGLAYSLYPYVVMDRITIWQAASSTAALNLILAGCAFTVPAILGYTVFAHRVFWGKATELRYG from the coding sequence ATGACCTGGGCCGAATTTCTGCCGGTCATCTTCATGGGCCTGATGGGTCTGTCGATGTTCCTCTATGTGGTGCTGGATGGTTTCGATCTGGGTGTCGGCATGCTGCTGCATCGAGCCGACGACAGCCAGAAGGACATGATGATCGCGTCCATCGGGCCGTTCTGGGACGCCAACGAAACCTGGCTGGTGCTCGGAGTCGGCATCCTGCTGATCGCCTTCCCGAAGGCGCACGGTGTGGTGATGACCGCGCTCTATCTGCCGATCGCGCTGATGCTGATCGGGCTCATCCTGCGCGGGGTCGCCTTCGATTTCCGGGTCAAGGCACAGGACACCCACAAACCCCTGTGGAATCGCGGCTTCTTCATTGGCTCGACCGTCACGTCGGTGGCACAGGGCTGGATGCTCGGACGCTTCATCACCGGCTTTGCGGAAGGCATGGTCTACGATCTGTTCGCGCTGGCCATCGCCATCGCCCTGCCCTGCGCCTACGTGTTGATGGGCGCCAGCTGGCTGGTGCTCAAGACAGATGGCGAGCTGCAGCGTCGTGCTTCACAGTGGGGCAAGACTGCGTTGATACCGGTGATCATCGGCATGGGGCTCATTTCGCTGGCCACGCCCTGGGTCAGCAGCACCGTGGCCGAACGCTGGTTCAGCCTGCCGCAGTTGATCGGCCTGCTGCCCATACCTTTCGCCACCCTCGCCTGCTTCGTGGCGCTTTGGTGGACCCTGTCGGGCACGCGCGCGCTGGGCACGCTTTGCTGGCTGCCTTTCATCCTGACCATCGGCGTGTTCCTGATGGGTGGGCTGGGTCTCGCCTACAGCCTTTATCCGTATGTGGTGATGGACCGCATCACCATCTGGCAGGCGGCCAGTTCGACGGCTGCCCTCAACCTCATCCTGGCTGGCTGCGCCTTCACGGTGCCGGCCATCCTGGGTTACACCGTCTTCGCGCATCGCGTGTTCTGGGGCAAGGCCACCGAACTGCGTTATGGCTGA
- a CDS encoding methyl-accepting chemotaxis protein produces MLNSLFGSNLHQEIQKFADNASRGDGYAPPAGGGARQRALLGSLASALNGLKKSLHNGEEQVRQLEGDLAATKAELTEAREAGDQARMRGDMMASVSGAGLWEATPGDSRTLDLKAHVWWSDTVRHMLGFDSEADFPNRLESWSSRLHPDDRKATLEALSQAWCNRRDGSWPDMQYRIAAKDGSYRWIRGRVVTAFDASGQSLRIAGSLTDITQRREDEAMLDVTLTRFTLASEMLNDGIWDLDVVAGDPVNPSNTFWWSDQFRQLVGFETEEEFPNVLDSWASRLHPDEKQAVFKAFIDHLMDRSGRTPYCIDYRLRCKDNQYRWFRARGRTRRADDGTPLRAVGALTSIDSELNERHLQELELNQRQQLKDNVQKIHEIVTTIRDIASQTNRLALNAAIEAARAGDAGRGFSVVADEVRTLSERTREATEQIAHIIPAQEAGR; encoded by the coding sequence ATGCTGAACAGCCTTTTCGGGTCGAACTTGCATCAGGAAATCCAGAAGTTTGCAGACAACGCATCGCGTGGCGACGGCTATGCACCTCCGGCCGGAGGTGGCGCACGACAGCGCGCGCTGCTGGGTTCGCTGGCGAGTGCGCTGAATGGCCTGAAAAAGAGTCTGCACAACGGAGAAGAGCAGGTTCGGCAACTGGAAGGCGATCTTGCGGCAACCAAGGCTGAACTGACTGAAGCCCGCGAGGCGGGCGATCAGGCACGGATGCGCGGTGACATGATGGCGTCGGTGTCCGGTGCGGGTTTGTGGGAAGCCACTCCCGGCGACAGCCGTACGCTGGACCTGAAAGCGCATGTGTGGTGGTCCGATACCGTGCGCCACATGCTGGGTTTCGACAGTGAAGCCGACTTTCCGAACCGGCTCGAAAGCTGGTCGAGCCGCCTGCACCCGGATGACCGCAAGGCGACGCTTGAAGCACTGAGTCAAGCGTGGTGCAACCGGCGCGATGGCAGCTGGCCCGACATGCAGTACCGGATCGCCGCCAAGGATGGCAGCTACCGCTGGATACGCGGTCGCGTCGTGACGGCCTTCGACGCCTCAGGCCAGTCCCTGCGCATCGCCGGTTCGCTGACCGACATCACGCAGCGCCGCGAAGATGAAGCCATGCTGGATGTCACGCTGACCCGTTTCACGCTGGCCAGTGAAATGCTCAATGACGGCATATGGGATCTGGATGTCGTTGCCGGCGACCCGGTCAATCCGTCGAATACATTCTGGTGGTCGGACCAGTTCAGGCAGCTGGTCGGCTTCGAGACCGAAGAGGAATTCCCGAACGTACTCGACAGCTGGGCCTCGCGCCTGCATCCGGACGAGAAGCAGGCCGTGTTCAAGGCCTTCATCGATCATCTGATGGACCGCAGCGGTCGCACGCCCTACTGCATCGACTACCGGCTGCGCTGCAAGGACAACCAGTACCGCTGGTTCCGCGCCCGCGGCCGCACCCGGCGCGCTGACGATGGCACACCGCTGCGTGCCGTCGGCGCGCTGACGAGCATAGACAGTGAACTGAACGAACGCCATCTGCAGGAACTGGAACTGAACCAGCGCCAGCAATTGAAGGACAACGTGCAGAAGATCCACGAAATCGTCACCACGATTCGCGACATTGCCAGCCAGACGAACCGCCTTGCACTCAATGCGGCAATCGAAGCGGCGCGTGCCGGCGATGCCGGACGCGGTTTCTCTGTTGTGGCGGACGAGGTGCGTACGCTGTCCGAACGCACGCGCGAGGCGACCGAACAGATCGCCCACATCATCCCGGCACAGGAAGCAGGCCGCTGA